The sequence below is a genomic window from Paenibacillus silvisoli.
TACAAACATGTTCTTGTCGTCGGCGCGGAAACGTTGTCTCGCATCACGGACTACACGGACCGCAACACTTGCATTCTGTTCGGTGACGGCGCAGGCGCGGTTGTTCTTGGCCAAGTGCCGGAAGGCCGCGGCTTCAAGTCGTTCGAGCTGGGCGCGGACGGCGCCGGCGGCGAGCTGCTGAAGGTGTGCGGCGGCGGTTCCAGAACGCCATCCTCGCCGGAAAGCATCGCGAACAAGCAGCATTTCATTTATATGGCCGGCAACGAGGTGTACAAGTTCGCCGTGCGCATCATGGGCAATGCAGCCGAAGAGGCACTCCGCAAAGCGGGCATCGACAAAGGCGAAATCGACCTGCTGATCCCGCATCAAGCGAATATCCGCATCATTCAGTCGGCGTTGAACCGTCTGAATTTGCCGGAAGAGAAATGCATGATCAACTTGGATAAGTACGGCAACGTATCGGCCGCATCCATTCCGATCGCGCTCGCGGAAGCCGTTGAAGGCAACCGCGTGAAGGAAGGCGACTGCATGGTACTGGTCGGCTTCGGCGGCGGCTTGACTTGGGGCGCATCCGTCCTGATCTGGTAATAACAGCGAAAGCTGCGCACTTATTGCTGATTTCCTTACATTCATCATCATTCGGAGGTGCAGTTGCGCTTGAGTAAAATCGCATTTGTATTTCCCGGCCAAGGTGCACAAGCCGTAGG
It includes:
- a CDS encoding beta-ketoacyl-ACP synthase III, which gives rise to MQLHPVGIIGTGKYVPERVLTNKDLEQMVETNDEWIVTRTGMRERRIAAPEQATSDLALHASKLALEAAGITAEELDLIVVATITPDMFFPSTACLLQEKLGAKKAAAFDLSAACSGFIYGLATASNMIATGMYKHVLVVGAETLSRITDYTDRNTCILFGDGAGAVVLGQVPEGRGFKSFELGADGAGGELLKVCGGGSRTPSSPESIANKQHFIYMAGNEVYKFAVRIMGNAAEEALRKAGIDKGEIDLLIPHQANIRIIQSALNRLNLPEEKCMINLDKYGNVSAASIPIALAEAVEGNRVKEGDCMVLVGFGGGLTWGASVLIW